One Actinomyces respiraculi DNA window includes the following coding sequences:
- the putP gene encoding sodium/proline symporter PutP — MTVTTFQAMAMIIYFIAMLAIGWWAYGRNDDFDDYMLAGRGLGPVVTALSAGASDMSGWLLMGLPGALYITGIVEGWIAVGLTVGAWLNWRYVAPRLRTYTEVAGNSITVPSFLDNRLHDASHLLRWASGLIILVFFTFYVSSGMVSGGYFFESSFGMDYRLGLALVAGITVIYTLVGGFLAVSYTDLVQGLMMVAALLAVPIVGVIHLGGVGATLEAVAAVDPDYWAVVGPSTSLLGIISALAWGLGYFGQPHIIVRFMAMRSPQEAKAGRRVGIGWMLFACAGAAGTAVVGVAVYQRDGGALANPETVFISLGQMLFHPFVAGFMLAAILAAIMSTVASQLLVTSSALIEDLYLQVTKREVSQRRLVMYSRFSVLLVAVVAAAMAWSPNDTILALVAFAWAGFGASFGPTVLLALYWKRLTPAGALAGMVTGAAVVMLWGNLDGGVFDLYEILPGFVANIAVAVGLSLVGAPDPAVEAEFDEAVAVANGTASLEY, encoded by the coding sequence ATGACAGTAACGACGTTCCAGGCCATGGCGATGATCATCTACTTCATCGCGATGCTTGCCATTGGATGGTGGGCCTACGGGCGCAATGACGACTTTGACGACTACATGCTCGCCGGGCGCGGGCTCGGCCCCGTCGTCACGGCGCTGTCCGCGGGCGCCTCCGACATGTCGGGGTGGCTGCTCATGGGCCTGCCCGGGGCCCTGTACATCACGGGCATCGTTGAGGGATGGATCGCCGTCGGACTGACGGTTGGGGCCTGGCTCAACTGGCGGTATGTAGCCCCGCGTCTGCGCACGTACACGGAGGTGGCCGGCAATTCCATCACCGTGCCGTCCTTCCTCGACAACCGCCTGCACGATGCGAGCCACCTGCTGCGCTGGGCCAGTGGTCTCATCATCCTCGTCTTCTTCACCTTCTACGTCTCCAGCGGCATGGTCTCCGGCGGCTACTTCTTCGAGTCCTCCTTCGGCATGGACTACCGTCTGGGGCTGGCCCTTGTCGCCGGGATCACGGTGATCTACACGCTCGTGGGCGGCTTCCTCGCCGTGTCCTACACGGACCTCGTCCAGGGGCTCATGATGGTCGCGGCGCTGCTGGCCGTGCCGATCGTGGGCGTCATCCACCTCGGGGGAGTGGGGGCCACTCTGGAGGCGGTGGCCGCCGTCGACCCCGACTACTGGGCTGTCGTTGGGCCCTCCACCTCACTGCTTGGCATCATCTCGGCGCTGGCCTGGGGGTTGGGCTACTTCGGCCAGCCCCACATCATCGTGCGCTTCATGGCGATGCGCTCGCCCCAGGAGGCGAAGGCGGGCCGCCGGGTGGGCATCGGCTGGATGCTGTTCGCCTGTGCGGGCGCTGCGGGTACGGCCGTCGTCGGTGTGGCCGTCTACCAGCGTGACGGTGGGGCGCTGGCCAACCCTGAAACCGTGTTCATCAGCCTCGGCCAGATGCTCTTCCACCCCTTCGTCGCGGGCTTCATGCTCGCCGCGATCCTGGCCGCCATCATGTCCACAGTCGCCAGCCAGCTGCTCGTGACCTCCTCGGCCCTCATCGAGGACCTGTACCTCCAGGTGACCAAGCGGGAGGTCTCTCAGCGCCGACTGGTGATGTACTCGCGCTTCTCCGTGCTGCTGGTCGCCGTCGTTGCCGCGGCGATGGCGTGGTCCCCCAATGACACGATCCTTGCGCTTGTGGCCTTCGCCTGGGCGGGCTTTGGCGCCTCCTTCGGCCCCACCGTGCTGCTGGCCCTGTACTGGAAGCGGCTGACCCCCGCCGGGGCTCTGGCCGGGATGGTGACGGGCGCGGCTGTCGTCATGCTGTGGGGCAATCTCGATGGTGGCGTCTTCGACCTGTACGAGATCTTGCCCGGCTTTGTTGCCAACATTGCGGTCGCCGTCGGCCTGTCCCTAGTGGGCGCGCCCGATCCTGCCGTCGAGGCGGAGTTCGACGAGGCCGTTGCCGTCGCCAACGGCACGGCGTCGCTGGAGTACTGA
- a CDS encoding transposase — MGCDTHGPVGRGSGSSRNGARSKTVVTDSVGAIQIEVPRDRDGASEPQLVNKRRHRLPGRGAAVLSLLAKGLTGGEIAARLAEMCGTSVGKDTISRVTGRVIDEMNTWMSRSLGPVYAAVLIGAIVVKLRDGRVRDQPCHATVGVGLEGRKDIVGIRPGNGDGGPAKLWSACPAKLWSACPAKLRSACLTRLKKPRRHRCAPHGLRRPAGSLTWPA; from the coding sequence CTGGGGTGTGACACGCACGGCCCCGTGGGCCGCGGCTCGGGCAGCTCCCGCAACGGCGCCCGCTCGAAGACGGTCGTCACCGACAGCGTCGGTGCCATCCAGATCGAGGTCCCGCGGGACCGTGACGGAGCCTCCGAGCCGCAGCTGGTCAACAAGCGCCGACACCGCTTGCCGGGCAGGGGCGCCGCGGTGCTGTCGCTGTTGGCGAAGGGGCTGACGGGCGGGGAGATCGCCGCCCGCCTCGCCGAGATGTGTGGCACCAGCGTCGGCAAGGACACGATCAGCCGGGTCACCGGCCGCGTCATCGACGAGATGAACACCTGGATGAGCCGCTCCTTGGGGCCGGTCTACGCGGCGGTACTCATCGGCGCGATCGTGGTCAAACTCAGGGATGGGCGGGTCCGTGACCAGCCCTGCCACGCCACGGTCGGCGTCGGTCTCGAGGGACGCAAGGACATCGTGGGCATCCGGCCCGGCAACGGCGACGGCGGGCCGGCAAAGCTCTGGTCCGCCTGTCCGGCAAAGCTCTGGTCCGCCTGTCCGGCAAAGCTCCGGTCCGCCTGTCTGACCAGGCTGAAAAAGCCGCGGCGTCACCGATGTGCTCCTCATGGTCTGCGACGGCCTGCGGGTTCATTGACGTGGCCGGCTTGA
- a CDS encoding TetR/AcrR family transcriptional regulator yields MTGSVGSVDKGDSRTLILHAARSLVLQKRGDPFTGDEVASLAGVSRRTVFNHFDSMDDILVSSCLAEIQHAVDQVTPPEMSIDPSVTDAADVFHRFVELLARADLAAVSGYIRLAVGDAAVMTPRQAQRLAAAFSRIEADLAEVMTKRYPSAPALDVRLAVMSVIHSLELVAAQWQPADPLELSSEDLRRWNALFEYVTNRIAMGYPLRE; encoded by the coding sequence ATGACTGGTTCCGTGGGCTCCGTTGACAAGGGCGATTCTCGCACCCTGATCCTGCACGCTGCCCGCAGCCTGGTGCTGCAAAAGCGTGGCGACCCGTTTACCGGTGACGAGGTGGCCTCGCTAGCGGGGGTATCTCGCCGGACGGTGTTTAACCACTTCGATTCGATGGACGACATTCTGGTCTCATCGTGTTTGGCCGAGATCCAGCATGCGGTGGATCAGGTGACCCCGCCGGAGATGAGCATTGACCCGTCAGTGACAGATGCGGCCGATGTGTTCCACCGGTTTGTGGAGCTGTTGGCCCGTGCGGACCTGGCGGCGGTCAGTGGCTACATCCGCTTGGCGGTTGGGGATGCGGCGGTGATGACACCTCGTCAGGCTCAGCGTTTGGCGGCTGCTTTTTCCCGGATCGAAGCCGATCTGGCCGAGGTCATGACGAAGCGGTATCCGTCTGCCCCTGCCTTGGATGTTCGTCTGGCGGTGATGAGTGTGATCCACTCTCTGGAGCTGGTGGCGGCCCAGTGGCAGCCAGCTGACCCTCTCGAGCTGTCGAGTGAGGATCTGCGCCGCTGGAATGCGCTGTTTGAGTACGTGACGAATCGGATCGCTATGGGTTACCCACTGCGAGAGTAA
- a CDS encoding NAD-dependent succinate-semialdehyde dehydrogenase has translation MDHTTIQEAVADLLSRIPTGIFLNGEFTESSSGECFDVLNPATGEVLATVASATSEDAAAAMDQAAAAQLTWQFTSPRERSEILRRAFELATTTYRADLALLMTLEMGKPLAQADAEVTYGAEFLRWFAEEAVRVRGDYFRVPEGHLQAVVVRRPVGPCLLITPWNFPLAMATRKAGPALAAGNVAILKPSKDTPLTSLFFAKIMAEAGLPAGVLSVLPSERNREITGPLIQDPRLRKVSFTGSTPVGRALLKEAADNVLRTSMELGGNAPFIVFEDADLDAAVAAALVTKMRNMGQACNASDHFLVHESVSEEFGRRLAEALEAQRVGDGTQKGVDIGPLVSARQRDAIAAMVDGALAAGARALTGGRVPEGPGFFYPPTVLVDVDPRTDIIREEIFGPVAPIVPFSREEEVIALANDDSVGLSAYVHTRDMNRVMRLAERLEFGMIGVNSATISNAAAPFGGVKQSGMGREGGKEGIEDYLETVYVGMPAPSFLP, from the coding sequence ATGGACCACACGACCATCCAGGAGGCGGTCGCCGACCTCCTCAGCCGTATCCCCACCGGGATCTTCCTCAACGGCGAGTTCACCGAGTCCTCCTCCGGTGAGTGCTTCGACGTCCTCAACCCCGCCACGGGGGAGGTCCTGGCCACGGTCGCGAGCGCCACCTCCGAGGACGCCGCCGCCGCCATGGACCAGGCCGCGGCCGCCCAGCTGACCTGGCAGTTCACCTCCCCGCGCGAGCGCTCCGAGATCCTGCGCCGCGCCTTCGAGCTGGCCACCACCACCTACCGCGCGGACCTGGCCCTGCTCATGACCCTGGAGATGGGCAAGCCCCTGGCCCAGGCCGACGCCGAGGTCACCTACGGCGCTGAGTTCCTGCGCTGGTTCGCCGAGGAGGCCGTGCGTGTGCGCGGCGACTACTTCCGTGTCCCCGAGGGTCACCTCCAGGCCGTCGTCGTGCGTCGGCCCGTCGGCCCGTGCCTGCTCATCACCCCGTGGAACTTTCCGCTGGCCATGGCCACCCGCAAGGCCGGCCCGGCGCTCGCCGCCGGGAACGTCGCTATTCTCAAGCCCTCGAAGGACACGCCGCTGACCTCCTTGTTCTTCGCCAAGATCATGGCTGAGGCGGGGCTGCCCGCCGGGGTCCTGTCCGTCCTGCCCTCCGAGCGCAACCGCGAGATCACCGGCCCGCTCATCCAGGACCCGCGCCTGCGCAAGGTCTCCTTCACTGGTTCCACCCCCGTGGGCCGGGCGCTGCTCAAGGAAGCGGCCGACAACGTCCTGCGCACCTCCATGGAGCTGGGCGGCAACGCGCCCTTCATCGTCTTCGAGGACGCGGACCTCGACGCCGCCGTCGCCGCGGCTCTTGTGACGAAGATGCGCAACATGGGCCAGGCCTGCAACGCCTCCGACCACTTCCTCGTCCACGAGTCGGTGAGCGAGGAGTTCGGCCGCCGCCTGGCCGAGGCCCTGGAGGCCCAGCGCGTGGGCGACGGCACGCAGAAGGGCGTGGACATCGGCCCGCTCGTCTCGGCCCGTCAGCGCGACGCCATCGCCGCCATGGTGGACGGGGCGCTGGCCGCTGGGGCCAGGGCGCTCACCGGTGGCCGCGTGCCCGAGGGGCCGGGCTTCTTCTACCCGCCGACGGTCCTGGTCGACGTCGACCCGCGCACCGACATCATCCGCGAGGAGATCTTCGGGCCCGTGGCCCCCATCGTGCCTTTTTCACGTGAGGAGGAGGTCATCGCCCTGGCCAACGATGACTCCGTGGGCCTGAGCGCCTACGTCCACACCAGGGACATGAACCGCGTGATGCGCCTGGCCGAGCGCCTGGAGTTCGGCATGATCGGCGTCAACTCGGCGACGATCTCCAACGCCGCAGCGCCCTTCGGCGGCGTCAAGCAGTCTGGCATGGGCCGTGAGGGCGGCAAGGAGGGCATCGAGGACTACCTCGAGACCGTCTACGTCGGTATGCCCGCCCCCAGCTTCCTGCCCTGA